A DNA window from Camelina sativa cultivar DH55 chromosome 13, Cs, whole genome shotgun sequence contains the following coding sequences:
- the LOC104735940 gene encoding squamosa promoter-binding-like protein 7 isoform X2 produces MSSLSQSQSPTPPEMEIQPPALVTDDPSTYSSALWDWGDLLDFAADERLLVSFDSSDQLTPFPPVPSPPQPQLIPTHQPLAESESYPSPDESGSGSDRVRKRDPRLICSNFVEGLLPCSCPELDQKLEEAELPKKKRVRGGSGVARCQVPGCEVDISELKGYHKRHRVCLRCANATFVVLDGDNKRYCQQCGKFHVLPDFDEGKRSCRRKLERHNNRRKRKPVDKGVVATKQQQVPSQNDNSVIDVEDGKDNTCSSDQRAEQEASLIFEDGHIPAQGSVPFTHSINADNFVSVTGSGEPQPDEGMNDTKFELSPSGDDNKSAYSTVCPTGRISFKLYDWNPAEFPRRLRHQIFQWLSTMPVELEGYIRPGCTILTVFIAMPEIMWAKLSKDPVAYLDEFILKPGKMLFGRGSMTVYLNNMIFRLIKGGTSLKRVDVKLESPKLQFVYPTCFEAGKPIELVVCGKNLLQPKCRFLVSFSGKYLPHNYSVVPTPAQDGKRSCNNKFYKINIVNSDPNLFGPAFVEVENESGLSNFIPLIIGDESICSEMKQIEQKFNATLVPEGQEVTACCSSACCCSDFGERQSAFSGLLLDIAWSVKVPSAECTEKRINRCQIKRYNRVLNYLIQNNSSSILGNVLHNLEALVKKMEPDSLVHCTCDCDVRLLHENMNLAIDANRKHQSHEDSKVNPGNVLPSSGCCCESSFQKDKPSKIVNFNQDPEAGLDCKERIQADCSPDIGGKETDPLLNKEVVMNVNDVGDWPRKSCIPLHSTLTFRSRQTVFLIATFAVCFAVCAVLYHPNKVTQLAVAIRTRLAHKL; encoded by the exons ATGTCTTCTCTGTCGCAATCTCAATCACCTACTCCCCCGGAGATGGAGATTCAACCTCCTGCATTGGTTACCGATGATCCTTCCACTTATTCATCCGCTCTCTGGGATTGGGGAGATCTCCTTGACTTCGCCGCCGACGAACGCCTTCTCGTTTCTTTCGATTCTTCCGATCAACTTACTCCTTTCCCTCCCGTTCCTTCTCCTCCGCAGCCCCAGCTGATTCCGACTCATCAGCCTCTCGCGGAATCTGAATCCTATCCTTCTCCTGATGAATCTGGTTCGGGTTCCGATCGGGTTAGGAAGCGAGACCCGAGGTTGATTTGTTCCAATTTCGTTGAAGGTTTGCTTCCTTGTTCGTGTCCTGAGCTTGATCAGAAATTGGAGGAGGCTGAGCTTCCGAAGAAGAAGCGTGTTCGCGGCGGTTCTGGTGTTGCTCGATGTCAGGTTCCCGGTTGTGAAGTGGATATAAGCGAGCTTAAAGGTTACCATAAGAGGCATAGGGTTTGTCTCCGTTGTGCTAATGCTACCTTTGTTGTGCTTGACGGAGATAATAAGAGATACTGTCAACAGTGTGGCAA GTTTCATGTGCTCCCGGACTTTGATGAGGGAAAGCGCAGCTGTCGGAGAAAGCTAGAGCGTCACAACAACAGACGGAAAAGGAAACCTGTAGATAAAGGAGTCGTTGCTACAAAACAACAGCAAGTGCCATCACAGAATGATAACAGCGTAATTGATGTTGAGGATGGAAAAG ATAATACATGCTCTAGTGACCAGAGAGCAGAACAAGAGGCTTCATTGATTTTTGAAGATGGGCATATTCCCGCTCAGGGTTCTGTACCCTTTACCCATAGCATCAACGCAGACAACTTTGTCTCTGTTACAGGTTCGGGTGAACCTCAGCCAGATGAAGGAATGAATGATACAAAATTTGAACTTTCACCTTCTGGTGATGACAACAAAAGCGCCTATTCAACTGTG TGCCCAACGGGTCGGATCTCTTTCAAGCTCTATGACTGGAATCCAGCAGAGTTCCCACGGAGACTACGTCATCAA ATCTTCCAATGGTTGTCCACCATGCCTGTTGAGCTGGAGGGGTATATCCGTCCAGGATGTACAATTTTGACCGTATTTATAGCAATGCCAGAGATTATGTGGGCGAAG TTGTCTAAAGATCCTGTGGCATATCTGGATGAATTTATTCTTAAACCTGGAAAGATGCTATTTGGAAGAGGCTCGATGACTGTTTATTTGAACAACATGATTTTCCGTCTTATTAAAG GTGGAACATCATTAAAGAGAGTCGATGTAAAATTAGAGTCACCGAAGCTACAGTTTGTGTATCCTACATGTTTTGAAGCTGGAAAACCAATAGAACTTGTTGTTTGTGGGAAAAACCTTCTGCAACCCAAATGCCG GTTTCTCGTGTCTTTTTCTGGGAAGTACTTACCACATAACTATTCTGTTGTACCTACACCGGCCCAGGATGGGAAGCGTTCTTGTAATAACAAGTTCTACAAGATCAATATTGTGAATTCTGACCCTAATCTCTTTGGCCCTGCGTTTGTCGAG GTTGAAAATGAATCTGGCTTATCAAATTTCATACCTCTAATTATTGGAGATGAATCTATCTGCTCCGAAATGAAACAAATAGAGCAGAAGTTCAATGCTACACTAGTTCCAGAGGGACAAGAAGTTACCGCCTGCTGTTCTTCGGCTTGCTGTTGCAGTGATTTTGGGGAGAGACAGAGCGCTTTTAGTGGCCTCTTGTTAGATATTGCATGGTCAGTTAAGGTGCCCTCTGCAGAATGCACTGAGAAAAGAATAAACCGATGTCAGATTAAAAGATACAATAGAGTGTTGAATTATCTAATACAAAATAACTCGTCGTCAATCTTGGGAAACGTACTGCACAATCTGGAAGCGTTGGTGAAAAAAATGGAGCCAGACAGTCTTGTTCATTGTACCTGTGACTGTGATGTGAGGCTTCTACATGAAAATATGAATTTGGCTATTGACGCCAACAGGAAGCATCAAAGCCATGAAGATTCAAAGGTGAATCCAGGGAATGTTCTTCCTTCATCAGGGTGCTGTTGTGAGAGCAGTTTCCAGAAGGATAAACCATCAAAAATAGTAAACTTCAATCAG GATCCCGAAGCAGGATTAGATTGTAAAGAGAGGATACAGGCAGACTGTTCACCAGATATTGGCGGAAAAGAGACCGATCCTCTTTTAAACAAAGAGGTTGTCATGAACGTAAATGACGTAGGAGACTGGCCAAGGAAGTCATGTATACCATTGCACTCTACCCTAACATTCAGGTCCCGTCAAACTGTTTTCTTAATCGCTACATTCGCTGTCTGTTTTGCGGTCTGTGCGGTTCTCTATCATCCAAACAAGGTCACACAGCTTGCAGTGGCAATCCGGACAAGATTGGCACacaaactttaa
- the LOC104735940 gene encoding squamosa promoter-binding-like protein 7 isoform X1 has product MSSLSQSQSPTPPEMEIQPPALVTDDPSTYSSALWDWGDLLDFAADERLLVSFDSSDQLTPFPPVPSPPQPQLIPTHQPLAESESYPSPDESGSGSDRVRKRDPRLICSNFVEGLLPCSCPELDQKLEEAELPKKKRVRGGSGVARCQVPGCEVDISELKGYHKRHRVCLRCANATFVVLDGDNKRYCQQCGKFHVLPDFDEGKRSCRRKLERHNNRRKRKPVDKGVVATKQQQVPSQNDNSVIDVEDGKADNTCSSDQRAEQEASLIFEDGHIPAQGSVPFTHSINADNFVSVTGSGEPQPDEGMNDTKFELSPSGDDNKSAYSTVCPTGRISFKLYDWNPAEFPRRLRHQIFQWLSTMPVELEGYIRPGCTILTVFIAMPEIMWAKLSKDPVAYLDEFILKPGKMLFGRGSMTVYLNNMIFRLIKGGTSLKRVDVKLESPKLQFVYPTCFEAGKPIELVVCGKNLLQPKCRFLVSFSGKYLPHNYSVVPTPAQDGKRSCNNKFYKINIVNSDPNLFGPAFVEVENESGLSNFIPLIIGDESICSEMKQIEQKFNATLVPEGQEVTACCSSACCCSDFGERQSAFSGLLLDIAWSVKVPSAECTEKRINRCQIKRYNRVLNYLIQNNSSSILGNVLHNLEALVKKMEPDSLVHCTCDCDVRLLHENMNLAIDANRKHQSHEDSKVNPGNVLPSSGCCCESSFQKDKPSKIVNFNQDPEAGLDCKERIQADCSPDIGGKETDPLLNKEVVMNVNDVGDWPRKSCIPLHSTLTFRSRQTVFLIATFAVCFAVCAVLYHPNKVTQLAVAIRTRLAHKL; this is encoded by the exons ATGTCTTCTCTGTCGCAATCTCAATCACCTACTCCCCCGGAGATGGAGATTCAACCTCCTGCATTGGTTACCGATGATCCTTCCACTTATTCATCCGCTCTCTGGGATTGGGGAGATCTCCTTGACTTCGCCGCCGACGAACGCCTTCTCGTTTCTTTCGATTCTTCCGATCAACTTACTCCTTTCCCTCCCGTTCCTTCTCCTCCGCAGCCCCAGCTGATTCCGACTCATCAGCCTCTCGCGGAATCTGAATCCTATCCTTCTCCTGATGAATCTGGTTCGGGTTCCGATCGGGTTAGGAAGCGAGACCCGAGGTTGATTTGTTCCAATTTCGTTGAAGGTTTGCTTCCTTGTTCGTGTCCTGAGCTTGATCAGAAATTGGAGGAGGCTGAGCTTCCGAAGAAGAAGCGTGTTCGCGGCGGTTCTGGTGTTGCTCGATGTCAGGTTCCCGGTTGTGAAGTGGATATAAGCGAGCTTAAAGGTTACCATAAGAGGCATAGGGTTTGTCTCCGTTGTGCTAATGCTACCTTTGTTGTGCTTGACGGAGATAATAAGAGATACTGTCAACAGTGTGGCAA GTTTCATGTGCTCCCGGACTTTGATGAGGGAAAGCGCAGCTGTCGGAGAAAGCTAGAGCGTCACAACAACAGACGGAAAAGGAAACCTGTAGATAAAGGAGTCGTTGCTACAAAACAACAGCAAGTGCCATCACAGAATGATAACAGCGTAATTGATGTTGAGGATGGAAAAG CAGATAATACATGCTCTAGTGACCAGAGAGCAGAACAAGAGGCTTCATTGATTTTTGAAGATGGGCATATTCCCGCTCAGGGTTCTGTACCCTTTACCCATAGCATCAACGCAGACAACTTTGTCTCTGTTACAGGTTCGGGTGAACCTCAGCCAGATGAAGGAATGAATGATACAAAATTTGAACTTTCACCTTCTGGTGATGACAACAAAAGCGCCTATTCAACTGTG TGCCCAACGGGTCGGATCTCTTTCAAGCTCTATGACTGGAATCCAGCAGAGTTCCCACGGAGACTACGTCATCAA ATCTTCCAATGGTTGTCCACCATGCCTGTTGAGCTGGAGGGGTATATCCGTCCAGGATGTACAATTTTGACCGTATTTATAGCAATGCCAGAGATTATGTGGGCGAAG TTGTCTAAAGATCCTGTGGCATATCTGGATGAATTTATTCTTAAACCTGGAAAGATGCTATTTGGAAGAGGCTCGATGACTGTTTATTTGAACAACATGATTTTCCGTCTTATTAAAG GTGGAACATCATTAAAGAGAGTCGATGTAAAATTAGAGTCACCGAAGCTACAGTTTGTGTATCCTACATGTTTTGAAGCTGGAAAACCAATAGAACTTGTTGTTTGTGGGAAAAACCTTCTGCAACCCAAATGCCG GTTTCTCGTGTCTTTTTCTGGGAAGTACTTACCACATAACTATTCTGTTGTACCTACACCGGCCCAGGATGGGAAGCGTTCTTGTAATAACAAGTTCTACAAGATCAATATTGTGAATTCTGACCCTAATCTCTTTGGCCCTGCGTTTGTCGAG GTTGAAAATGAATCTGGCTTATCAAATTTCATACCTCTAATTATTGGAGATGAATCTATCTGCTCCGAAATGAAACAAATAGAGCAGAAGTTCAATGCTACACTAGTTCCAGAGGGACAAGAAGTTACCGCCTGCTGTTCTTCGGCTTGCTGTTGCAGTGATTTTGGGGAGAGACAGAGCGCTTTTAGTGGCCTCTTGTTAGATATTGCATGGTCAGTTAAGGTGCCCTCTGCAGAATGCACTGAGAAAAGAATAAACCGATGTCAGATTAAAAGATACAATAGAGTGTTGAATTATCTAATACAAAATAACTCGTCGTCAATCTTGGGAAACGTACTGCACAATCTGGAAGCGTTGGTGAAAAAAATGGAGCCAGACAGTCTTGTTCATTGTACCTGTGACTGTGATGTGAGGCTTCTACATGAAAATATGAATTTGGCTATTGACGCCAACAGGAAGCATCAAAGCCATGAAGATTCAAAGGTGAATCCAGGGAATGTTCTTCCTTCATCAGGGTGCTGTTGTGAGAGCAGTTTCCAGAAGGATAAACCATCAAAAATAGTAAACTTCAATCAG GATCCCGAAGCAGGATTAGATTGTAAAGAGAGGATACAGGCAGACTGTTCACCAGATATTGGCGGAAAAGAGACCGATCCTCTTTTAAACAAAGAGGTTGTCATGAACGTAAATGACGTAGGAGACTGGCCAAGGAAGTCATGTATACCATTGCACTCTACCCTAACATTCAGGTCCCGTCAAACTGTTTTCTTAATCGCTACATTCGCTGTCTGTTTTGCGGTCTGTGCGGTTCTCTATCATCCAAACAAGGTCACACAGCTTGCAGTGGCAATCCGGACAAGATTGGCACacaaactttaa
- the LOC104735941 gene encoding sugar transporter ERD6-like 16 isoform X2, translating into MAIREIKDVERGDIANKVEDLGKPFLTDQDDEKESEVNESYLMVIFSTFVAVCGSFEFGSCVGYSAPTQSSIRQDLNLSLAEFSMFGSILTIGAMIGAVMSGKISDFSGRKGAMRTSACFCITGWLAVFFSKGALLLDVGRFFTGYGIGVFSYVVPVYIAEISPKHLRGGLTTLNQLMIVIGSSVSFLIGSLISWKTLALTGIAPCIVLLVGLCFIPESPRWLAKAGREKDFLIALQMLRGKDIDITNEAQGIQGSIQALEILPKARIQDLVSKKYGRSVTIGVSLMVFQQFVGINGIGFYASETFVKAGFSSGKLGTIAIACVQVPITVLGTILIDKTGRRPLIMISAGGIFLGCILTGTSFFLKGQSLLLEWVPMLAVGGVLIYVAAFSIGMGPVPWVIMSEIFPINVKGVAGSLVVLVNWSGAWAVSYTFNFLMSWSSPGTFYIYSAFAAMTIIFVAKMVPETKGKTLEEIQACIRRET; encoded by the exons atGGCAATTAGGGAAATCAAAGATGTAGAGAGGGGTGACATAGCAAATAAGGTTGAG GATCTAGGGAAACCATTTTTGACTGATCAAGATGATGAAAAAGAGAGTGAGGTTAATGAATCCTACTTGATGGTTATCTTCAGCACTTTTGTTGCTGTCTGTGGCTCCTTTGAGTTCGGCTCTTGT gtTGGATACTCAGCGCCTACTCAGTCATCTATCAGACAAGATCTCAATCTCTCCCTTGCAGAG TTCTCCATGTTTGGATCCATCCTAACAATCGGTGCAATGATTGGTGCTGTCATGAGTGGGAAAATTTCAGATTTCTCCGGCCGAAAAGGG GCTATGAGAACCTCAGCTTGCTTCTGCATCACGGGTTGGCTCGCTGTCTTCTTCTCCAAG GGTGCTTTGTTACTTGATGTAGGAAGGTTCTTTACAGGATATGGAATTGGAGTTTTTTCTTATGTG GTCCCTGTGTACATTGCTGAGATATCTCCCAAGCACCTCCGAGGTGGGCTCACAACACTGAACCAACTCATGATTGTGATCGGCTCATCCGTTTCTTTCTTGATCGGATCTCTCATTTCTTGGAAAACTCTTGCCCTGACCG GAATTGCTCCCTGCATTGTTTTGCTCGTTGGATTGTGCTTCATACCCGAATCACCTCGATGGCTG GCAAAAGCAGGCCGtgagaaagatttccttatagCCCTACAAATGCTGCGGGGAAAAGATATAGATATCACAAATGAAGCACAAGGTATCCAAGGCTCGATTCAAGCTCTGGAAATTCTTCCAAAAGCAAGAATCCAAGATCTTGTTTCCAAGAAATATGGTCGATCTGTCACC attgGTGTTTCCCTGATGGTATTCCAACAATTTGTGGGAATCAACGGGATCGGATTCTACGCAAGCGAAACGTTTGTAAAAGCTG GATTTTCTTCTGGGAAGCTCGGAACAATCGCTATCGCTTGTGTTCAG GTCCCCATAACTGTTCTTGGAACAATCTTGATAGACAAAACTGGAAGAAGGCCACTAATaatg ATTTCAGCTGGTGGTATCTTCTTGGGATGTATTCTCACAGGAACATCTTTCTTCCTCAAG GGACAAAGCCTGTTGCTTGAATGGGTTCCTATGCTAGCCGTTGGAGGTGTACTT ATATATGTAGCTGCTTTCTCCATCGGAATGGGACCTGTTCCTTGGGTGATAATGTCGGAG ATATTTCCCATAAACGTGAAGGGGGTCGCAGGAAGCTTAGTGGTACTGGTGAATTGGTCTGGTGCTTGGGCTGTTTCTTACACATTCAACTTCCTCATGAGCTGGAGCTCTCCAG gtacattctatatatattctGCTTTTGCAGCCATGACGATAATCTTTGTGGCTAAAATGGTCCCTGAGACGAAAGGGAAGACATTAGAAGAGATCCAAGCTTGTATCCGCAGAGAAACATAA
- the LOC104735941 gene encoding sugar transporter ERD6-like 16 isoform X1: protein MAIREIKDVERGDIANKVEDLGKPFLTDQDDEKESEVNESYLMVIFSTFVAVCGSFEFGSCVGYSAPTQSSIRQDLNLSLAEFSMFGSILTIGAMIGAVMSGKISDFSGRKGAMRTSACFCITGWLAVFFSKGALLLDVGRFFTGYGIGVFSYVVPVYIAEISPKHLRGGLTTLNQLMIVIGSSVSFLIGSLISWKTLALTGIAPCIVLLVGLCFIPESPRWLAKAGREKDFLIALQMLRGKDIDITNEAQGIQGSIQALEILPKARIQDLVSKKYGRSVTIGVSLMVFQQFVGINGIGFYASETFVKAGFSSGKLGTIAIACVQVPITVLGTILIDKTGRRPLIMISAGGIFLGCILTGTSFFLKGQSLLLEWVPMLAVGGVLIYVAAFSIGMGPVPWVIMSEIFPINVKGVAGSLVVLVNWSGAWAVSYTFNFLMSWSSPGTFYIYSAFAAMTIIFVAKMVPETKGKTLEEIQACIRRET, encoded by the exons atGGCAATTAGGGAAATCAAAGATGTAGAGAGGGGTGACATAGCAAATAAGGTTGAGGATCTAGGGAAACCATTTTTGACGGATCAAG ATGATGAAAAAGAGAGTGAGGTTAATGAATCCTACTTGATGGTTATCTTCAGCACTTTTGTTGCTGTCTGTGGCTCCTTTGAGTTCGGCTCTTGT gtTGGATACTCAGCGCCTACTCAGTCATCTATCAGACAAGATCTCAATCTCTCCCTTGCAGAG TTCTCCATGTTTGGATCCATCCTAACAATCGGTGCAATGATTGGTGCTGTCATGAGTGGGAAAATTTCAGATTTCTCCGGCCGAAAAGGG GCTATGAGAACCTCAGCTTGCTTCTGCATCACGGGTTGGCTCGCTGTCTTCTTCTCCAAG GGTGCTTTGTTACTTGATGTAGGAAGGTTCTTTACAGGATATGGAATTGGAGTTTTTTCTTATGTG GTCCCTGTGTACATTGCTGAGATATCTCCCAAGCACCTCCGAGGTGGGCTCACAACACTGAACCAACTCATGATTGTGATCGGCTCATCCGTTTCTTTCTTGATCGGATCTCTCATTTCTTGGAAAACTCTTGCCCTGACCG GAATTGCTCCCTGCATTGTTTTGCTCGTTGGATTGTGCTTCATACCCGAATCACCTCGATGGCTG GCAAAAGCAGGCCGtgagaaagatttccttatagCCCTACAAATGCTGCGGGGAAAAGATATAGATATCACAAATGAAGCACAAGGTATCCAAGGCTCGATTCAAGCTCTGGAAATTCTTCCAAAAGCAAGAATCCAAGATCTTGTTTCCAAGAAATATGGTCGATCTGTCACC attgGTGTTTCCCTGATGGTATTCCAACAATTTGTGGGAATCAACGGGATCGGATTCTACGCAAGCGAAACGTTTGTAAAAGCTG GATTTTCTTCTGGGAAGCTCGGAACAATCGCTATCGCTTGTGTTCAG GTCCCCATAACTGTTCTTGGAACAATCTTGATAGACAAAACTGGAAGAAGGCCACTAATaatg ATTTCAGCTGGTGGTATCTTCTTGGGATGTATTCTCACAGGAACATCTTTCTTCCTCAAG GGACAAAGCCTGTTGCTTGAATGGGTTCCTATGCTAGCCGTTGGAGGTGTACTT ATATATGTAGCTGCTTTCTCCATCGGAATGGGACCTGTTCCTTGGGTGATAATGTCGGAG ATATTTCCCATAAACGTGAAGGGGGTCGCAGGAAGCTTAGTGGTACTGGTGAATTGGTCTGGTGCTTGGGCTGTTTCTTACACATTCAACTTCCTCATGAGCTGGAGCTCTCCAG gtacattctatatatattctGCTTTTGCAGCCATGACGATAATCTTTGTGGCTAAAATGGTCCCTGAGACGAAAGGGAAGACATTAGAAGAGATCCAAGCTTGTATCCGCAGAGAAACATAA
- the LOC104735942 gene encoding uncharacterized protein LOC104735942, with protein MASPSSARIWFRIVILIGLMVVLFYVGRPLYWKISATIHDIRHNKQSVREGISQIVQEAQRSVGWYHHDESDSGFREGGHIKKSSGVSSSRRRRLLFA; from the exons ATGGCGTCTCCATCATCAGCGAGAATCTGGTTCCGTATAGTGATCCTGATCGGTTTAATGGTGGTTCTGTTCTATGTCGGCCGTCCTCTCTACTGGAAGATCTCCGCCACTATCCACGATATCCGCCACAACAAGCAATCAGTcagagaag GTATATCGCAGATCGTACAAGAAGCGCAGAGATCGGTGGGATGGTACCACCACGACGAGTCGGATTCAGGTTTCCGAGAAGGAGGTCACATCAAGAAATCATCTggagtttcttcttctcggAGGAGGAGGCTTCTCTTCGCCTGA
- the LOC104735943 gene encoding uncharacterized protein LOC104735943, with protein sequence MLTSPTLKSLWFLSITVVTILGLLGQNLPCVLSSPHRILVDTDVDTDDLFAILYLLKLNKSEFNLVGITLSANAWTNAGHAVNQVYDLLHMMGRDDIPVGVGGEGGIRDDGTIHSDVGGYFPIIEQGMTTTGECRYRQAIPKGPGGLLDIDSNYGFRKQFLPQGNRRYTPIRQPTSQQVIARTISKGPTTLILIGSHTNFALFLMSYPELKDNIQHIYIMGGGVRSQNPTGCCPANSTAAECQPRQCGNRGNMFTDYSSNPYAEFNIFSDPFAAYQVFHSGVPVTLVPLDATNTIPINKKFFETFENNQRTYEAQYVFLSLKIARDTWFDDEFYKSYFMWDSFTAGVAVSIMRNSGNKNNKNGENDFAVMEYMNITVVTSNKPYGKPDGSNPFFDNRRTPKFNLTLGGVHSGHVQTGLRDPTCLPKSGKGRGKCKDGYTQEMSGPDSVRVLVATRAKPNINIKSRLDREFYVDFLDVLNRPEETGRYNFSSQFPYYKEELFRPNLSKTQLGKPVIFDMDMSAGDFLSLFYLLKVPVEKIDLKAIIVSPNGWANAATIDVVYDLLHMMGRDDIPVGLGDMLALNQSDPIFPPVGGCKYVKAVPRGCGGFLDSDTLYGLARDLPRSPRRYTAENSVAHGAPRDTDRPELRQPQALEVWQNLSKPGNGVSMITVLTNGPLTSLAKIISSDKKASSIIKEVYIVGGHINPEKSDKGNIFTIPSNAYAEFNMFLDPLAAKTVLESDLNITLIPLATQRKLSSLQTMLDTQYSSRKTPEARFVKRLLARMQELHQKHRRYTHIDMFLGEIIGAVLLGGDHASLKPKLRDEHIKVIAEGDESIDGKILIDKLRGKQVKILERVDLRGFSESFASRLDDTKQSAVIGSFEEQKKKWSTPPS encoded by the exons aTGTTGACAAGCCCAACTTTGAAGAGTTTATGGTTCTTGTCCATCACAGTGGTCACTATTCTTGGACTCTTAGGACAAAACCTCCCTTGTGTTTTGTCTAGCCCACACCGTATTCTAGTGGATACAGATGTCGACACAGACGATTTGTTCGCTATACTCTACCTCCTAAAGCTTAATAAGTCAGAATTCAATCTTGTC GGGATTACATTGAGTGCAAATGCGTGGACAAACGCAGGACACGCAGTGAATCAAGTGTACGATTTATTGCACATGATGGGTCGTGACGATATCCCAGTTGGTGTAGGCGGCGAAGGTGGGATTCGTGACGACGGTACTATTCACTCTGACGTCGGTGGCTATTTTCCGATCATCGAACAG GGGATGACAACAACAGGAGAATGCAGATATAGACAAGCCATTCCTAAAGGTCCTGGAGGCCTTCTCGACATAGACTCCAATTATGGCTTTCGTAAACAGTTTCTTCCCCag GGGAACCGAAGATACACTCCTATCCGTCAACCAACGTCACAACAAGTGATCGCCCGCACAATTTCCAAAGGTCCAACCACCTTAATCCTCATCGGATCCCACACCAATTTCGCACTTTTCTTGATGTCATATCCTGAGCTGAAAGACAACATCCAACACATTTACATCATGGGTGGTGGTGTCCGGTCACAAAACCCTACTGGCTGCTGTCCGGCTAACTCTACGGCCGCTGAATGTCAACCTCGACAGTGTGGAAACCGTGGAAACATGTTCACAGATTACTCAAGTAATCCTTACGCTGAATTCAACATCTTCTCTGATCCTTTCGCTGCTTACCAG GTGTTTCATTCAGGTGTTCCAGTGACTCTGGTTCCTCTAGATGCAACCAACACAATACCTATCAACAAGAAGTTCTTCGAAACATTCGAGAATAACCAGAGAACATACGAAGCTCAATACGTTTTCTTGTCTCTTAAAATCGCCAGAGACACTTGGTTCGACGATGAATTTTATAAG AGCTACTTCATGTGGGATTCTTTCACGGCTGGTGTTGCAGTCTCGATCATGAGAAACTCTGGTAATAAGAACAACAAGAATGGTGAGAACGATTTCGCGGTGATGGAGTATATGAATATAACAGTTGTTACTTCAAACAAACCTTATGGAAAACCCGATGGCTCAAATCCATTCTTCGATAATAGAAGAACTCCGAAGTTTAACCTAACCCTTGGAGGAGTTCATAGTGGTCATGTTCAGACGGGTTTACGAGATCCAACATGCTTACCAAAAAGCGGAAAAGGACGAGGGAAGTGTAAG GATGGTTACACTCAAGAGATGTCTGGACCTGATTCAGTTCGTGTTCTAGTCGCGACACGAGCTAAACCAAACATAAACATCAAAAGTAGACTTGACAGAGAGTTCTATGTTGATTTCCTGGAC GTTTTGAATAGACCTGAAGAAACAGGGAGATATAACTTTTCATCTCAGTTTCCTTACTACAAAGAAGAATTGTTTAGACCAAATCTAAGCAAAACCCAGCTAGGAAAGCCTGTTATTTTCGACATGGATATGAGCGCCGGTgatttcctctctcttttctaccTCCTCAAAGTTCCGGTGGAGAAAATAGATTTGAAG GCTATAATTGTGAGCCCAAACGGTTGGGCTAATGCCGCAACAATCGACGTGGTCTATGATCTGCTTCATATGATGGGTCGAGACGACATTCCGGTCGGTCTGGGAGACATGTTGGCATTGAACCAATCCGACCCGATTTTCCCACCGGTGGGAGGTTGCAAGTACGTCAAGGCTGTTCCACGAGGCTGTGGCGGATTTCTGGATTCTGACACTCTCTACGGTCTTGCTCGCGACCTTCCGAGAAGCCCTCGGag ATACACTGCGGAGAATTCAGTGGCACATGGAGCTCCGAGGGACACTGATAGGCCTGAACTCCGACAACCTCAGGCACTTGAAGTTTGGCAAAATCTGAGCAAACCTGGTAATGGAGTGTCTATGATCACTGTACTAACCAATGGACCGTTGACTAGCTTAGCCAAGATCATCTCATCAGATAAAAAAGCATCCTCAATAATCAAG GAAGTTTACATCGTGGGTGGACATATAAACCCTGAGAAATCAGACAAAGGGAACATATTCACGATTCCTTCGAATGCATACGCTGAATTCAATATGTTTCTTGATCCTTTAGCAGCTAAGACCGTTCTTGAATCCGATCTAAACATCACACTCATCCCTCTAGCAACCCAACGCAAGTTGAGTTCTCTCCAAACAATGCTTGATACACAGTATTCCTCGAGAAAAACACCCGAAGCTCGGTTTGTGAAACGGCTGCTTGCAAGAATGCAAGAGCTTCATCAGAAACACAGGAGATACACGCACATC GACATGTTCTTAGGGGAAATTATTGGAGCAGTTTTATTGGGAGGCGATCACGCTTCACTGAAGCCGAAACTGCGAGATGAGCACATAAAAGTGATCGCTGAAGGGGATGAATCGATAGATGGTAAGATATTGATTGATAAACTGCGTGGCAAACAAGTAAAGATACTCGAAAGAGTAGATCTGAGAGGCTTCTCTGAGAGTTTTGCTTCTAGACTCGATGATACGAAACAATCTGCAGTCATTGGAAgctttgaagaacaaaaaaagaaatggagcACACCACCAAGCTGA